One part of the Mariniblastus fucicola genome encodes these proteins:
- a CDS encoding DUF1501 domain-containing protein, whose translation MKNLARKMDPQSRRSFVSGVAKSVLGLGVLGFAKPKFASGSTVLNPSSLKADPKPGRAKSVIYLYMSGGMSHLDTFDTKPGAETQGPVESLDTTADDVQVSEFLPLMAKQMHHVAVVNSLNSTQGAHEQGRYFMHTGYTLRGTVRHPDMGAWSAFHLGKMNKGLPANVKVGRNSSGLGGGFLESKFAALPIGDPEAGLQNSSLPKGVDAARFRKRMSRLEKMNASFTKSYDTKESRAFASMYDEAVSLMKSKDLETFDLTKEDESVRDRYGRNPFGQGCLLARRMVESGVRFIEVDNNGWDTHGDNFERVKDKGAVLDQALSALLEDLSSRGLLDSTLVVLATEFGRTPTIQMDRNLGRNHYPQAFSCLLAGGGIQGGIRFGLTDEEGREVIDNPVTVPDFNATIGYAMGIDLKKKTMSPSLRPFTFADKGEPVLELFS comes from the coding sequence ATGAAAAATCTCGCTCGAAAAATGGATCCGCAAAGCCGTAGAAGCTTTGTCAGCGGCGTCGCAAAATCAGTCCTTGGGCTGGGCGTTCTTGGTTTCGCCAAACCGAAATTCGCGAGCGGCAGCACGGTTCTCAATCCGAGTTCATTGAAAGCGGATCCGAAACCGGGACGCGCGAAATCGGTCATCTATCTGTACATGAGCGGCGGGATGAGTCATCTCGACACGTTCGACACCAAGCCCGGGGCGGAAACTCAGGGACCGGTTGAATCTTTGGACACGACGGCTGACGACGTTCAAGTCAGCGAGTTCTTGCCGTTGATGGCGAAACAGATGCACCACGTCGCGGTCGTCAATTCGTTGAACTCGACTCAGGGAGCTCACGAACAGGGGCGATACTTCATGCACACGGGCTATACGCTGCGAGGCACCGTTCGGCATCCGGACATGGGAGCCTGGTCTGCGTTTCATTTGGGAAAGATGAACAAGGGCCTTCCTGCGAACGTCAAAGTCGGACGTAACAGCTCCGGGCTTGGCGGCGGGTTTCTCGAATCGAAATTTGCTGCGTTGCCGATCGGCGACCCGGAAGCCGGTCTGCAAAACAGCTCTCTGCCCAAAGGCGTTGACGCGGCACGATTCCGAAAACGCATGTCGCGGCTGGAGAAGATGAACGCTTCGTTTACGAAGTCTTACGACACAAAAGAATCGCGAGCCTTTGCGTCAATGTATGACGAAGCCGTTTCGTTGATGAAGAGCAAAGATCTGGAAACGTTCGATTTGACCAAGGAAGACGAAAGCGTTCGTGATCGATACGGCCGCAATCCGTTCGGCCAGGGCTGTTTGCTGGCCAGGCGGATGGTCGAGTCGGGAGTCCGGTTTATCGAAGTCGACAACAATGGCTGGGACACTCACGGAGACAACTTCGAACGCGTAAAAGACAAAGGAGCGGTTCTCGACCAGGCACTTTCTGCTCTGCTGGAAGACCTTTCCAGTCGCGGACTGCTGGACTCGACGCTTGTCGTTCTGGCCACCGAGTTTGGGCGAACACCGACCATTCAAATGGATCGCAATCTTGGGCGAAACCACTATCCACAGGCTTTCTCATGCTTGCTCGCCGGCGGCGGGATCCAGGGCGGAATTCGCTTTGGACTGACGGATGAGGAAGGCCGAGAAGTGATCGACAATCCGGTCACGGTGCCGGACTTCAATGCGACGATCGGATATGCCATGGGCATCGATCTGAAGAAGAAAACCATGTCGCCGAGCCTTCGACCGTTTACGTTTGCCGACAAAGGCGAACCGGTTTTGGAGCTGTTTAGCTGA